GCCCAGACCGCGATGCCGCCCGCCACGTACGGCGGCGGCACCTGTCCGCCGCGCCCCATCCTCGCGACGAGCGCGCCGAGCAGCCCGAGAGGCACGGCGAAGCTGCCCCAGACCAGCCAGAACGCGCCGACGTTCGGAGCCGGGGAGCCGAGTTCGGCGAGCCCGCCCGTGCCCGGCAGCCACGCCTCGCCGCGGAACCAGCCGGGGATGTGCGCCGCACTGGCCAGCCCGGTGATGGTGAGGTGCACGCAGGCCAGGAACACGAGGATCCCGCCGGCCCACACGACGCTTTTTACGGAACGATTAGTTTCGGAACTCATGGTTCCTTATCTTGGCCCTCATCCCAGGTCGCTGCAAGGTCGGCTGCGTCACATTTCCAGAACTGGGAGTCTCGTATGCTGGCAGGTGTGAAACAGCCACTCGGACGCCCGCGCGACGACCGCGTGGACCGGGCCATCGCGACCGCGACCCGCGCGGTCCTCGCCGAGTCCGGCTACGCGCAGCTCACGGTGGACGCCGTGGCCGCACGGGCCGGCGTGGGCAAGGCCGCCATCTACCGGCGTCACACCACCAAGCAGCAGATGATCTTCGCGGCGGTGCTGCACGACCTGGAGATCGCGCCGCCTCCCGACTCCGGCTCCATGCGGGGCGACCTCACCGCGTTGCTGCGCGACATCGCCGTCAACCTCACGACACCACCCGCGGGCGTCGTCCCCGGCCTGCTGGCCGACGTCCACGGCGACCCCGCGCTGGCGGCCACGTTCGTGAGCACGTTCGTCGCCGCCGAAAGGGGCTGCGTCGAGGAGGTCCTCGACCGCGCCGTCGCCCGCGGCGAGCTGCCGCGCCGCCCCGATCCGGCCGTCGTCCACGCCCTGCTGCTCGGCCCGGTCTTCGCCTGGCTGTTCCTGCTCCAGGAAGACCCGGCCAGGCTCGGCACGGTGACCGCCGCCCTCGCCGAGGCGGCCGCCGCCGCCCTGAGCGACGTCGCCCCCGGCTAGGGTGACGGGCATGCGTTTCGGGGTGCTCGGCTCGCTGGCCGTCTGGACCGACGCCGGGCAGAGCGTCACGGTCCCCGGCCTGAAGGTGCGCGCCCTCCTCGCCGACCTGCTGGTCAACGCGGGTCAGGTCGTCTCGGCCGACCGGCTCGTCGACGACCTGTGGCGTGGCGAGCCGCCGGCCAACCCGGCCGGCGCGCTCCAGGTGCGGGTCTCGCAGCTACGTCGCGCCCTGGAGGACGCCGAGCCCGGCGGCAAGAACCTCGTCGTCTCCCGCCCGCCCGGTTACCTCCTGGCCGCCGCGCCCGGCGCGCTCGACGCCACCGCGTTCGCCGAGCTGGTGACGCGGGCCGGAACGGCGGGCGGACCCCGTGAGCGGGCCACGCTGCTGGCGGAGGCGCTCGGCCTGTGGCGCGGGCCGGTGCTGGCCGACTTCGCCGACGAGGAGTTCGCCAGGCCGGCGATCACCCGTTTGGAGGAGCAGCGCCTCGCCGCCCTCGAACAGCACGCCGAGACACGGCTGGAGCTCGGCGAGCACGGCGCGCTCGCGGCCGAGCTGGGCGACCTGGCGGCCCGCCACCCGCTCAGGGAACGGCTCCGGGCCGCCCACATGCTGGCCCTCTACCGCGCCGGACGGCAGAGCGAGGCCCTGGCCACCTACGCCGACCTGCGCGAACGGCTCGCCGACGAGCTGGGCCTGGACCCCGGCCCCGAGCTGGCCGAGCTGCACCGGGCCATCCTCGTCCAGGACCCCGCGCTCAGCTCCGCCCCGCCGCCCGAGCGCCCCCGTACCAACCTGCCCGCCCCCATGAGCGGCCTCATCGGCCGCGACGACGAGCTGGCCGAGACACGCGCGCTGCTGGAGAACGCCCGCCTCGTCACGCTCACCGGCAGCGGCGGCGTCGGCAAGACCCGGCTGGCGCTGGAGATCGCCGCCCGGGCCGCGGAGGCGTACGCCGACGGCGTGTGGCTGGTCGAACTGGCCGCCCTCGACCGCCGAACGGCCGCGGCGGCCGAACCGGGGGGCGGGCCGGTGGCGGAGGCGGTGCTGGCGGCGCTCGACATCCGGGAGAGCGCCGAATCCCGCACGCCCGCCGAACGGCTGGCGCAGGCGCTGCGCGACCGCCGCACCCTGCTGGTGCTCGACAACTGCGAGCACCTGGTCGAGCAGGTCGCCGAGCTGGTGGAGCCGCTGCTGCGCGCCGCACCGGGCCTGCGGGTGCTCGCCACCAGCCGCGAGCCGCTGGCTCTGCCCGGCGAGGTGCTGTGGAGCGTGCCGCCGCTCGACCTGCCCGCCGACGACGGGCTCGACGCGATGCGGCGGTCCGGCGCGGTCCGGCTGTTCGCCGCCCGCGCCGCCGCCTCGACCAGGGGGTTCGTGCTCGACGCGGGCAACGCCGAGGCCGTCGCCCGGCTGTGCCGCGCCCTCGACGGCATCCCGCTGGCGCTGGAGCTGGCGGCGACCCGGGTGCGGGCGCTCGGCGTGCACGGCGTGGTGGCGAGGCTGGACGACCGCTTCCGCCTGCTCGGCTCAGGCCCGCGCGGCGTCCCGGAACGACAGCGGACGCTGGGCGCGGTGATCGACTGGAGCTGGGACCTGCTCGGCGAGCCCGAACGCGCCGTGCTGCGCCGCCTGGCCGTCCACGCGGGCGGCTGCACGCTGGAGGCCGCCGAGGAGGTCTGCGCCGCCCCGGGCGCGGACCCGGGCCTCGACGTGCTGGACGTGCTGGCCAGGCTCGTGGACCGGTCGCTGGTGGACGTGGTGGAGACCCCGGCGGGCACGCGCTACCGGTTGCTGGAGTCGGTCGCCGCCTACTGCCTCGACCGGCTGGCCGATGCGGGGGAGCTGGACCGGGTCCGCGGGGCGCACGTCCGCCACTACCTGGCTTTGGCCGAACGCGCCGAACCCGCCCTGTACGGACGGGACCAGGCAGAGTGGCTGGCCCGCCTCGACGCCGAGTCGGCCAACCTGCGCGCGGCGCTCGACACGGCGCTTGACACGGCGGCCGGCGCAGGCGCGGCGGCGACCGCTGTGCGGCTGGTCAACGCGCTGACCTGGTACTGGTTCCTGCGCGGCAGGCTGGCCGAGGCGCGACGCTCGCTGGAGACCGCACTGGCCGCCACCGCCCCGCCGGATGGCGGGCCCCGCAGGCGGGAGGAGGCGCCGGGGCGGGCCAGAGCGGCTGCCTGGCACGCCGGGTTCGTGCTGTTGCTCGGCGAGGACGCCGCCTGGGACACCGCCACGGTGGACGATCCGGGCGAACGGGCCAGGGCCGAGCTGTTCCTGGCGATGGCCGTCAGGGACGTGCCGGTCGCGCAGGAGCTGCTGAACGGCGCGCTGGCCACGTTCCGCGAGATCGGCGACGAGTGGGGCGTCGCGGCGGTCCTGAGCAGGCGCGGCCGTGACCACTTCACCCAGCGCGACCTCGTCGCCCTCGAACGCGACGGCGAGGAGAGCGTCCGGCTGTTCGGCCGGCTCGGCGACCGCTGGGGACGGCTCCAGGCCATGGAGTGGCTCGCCGGGCTGGCCGACGTCAGAGGCGACACCGAGCGGGCCGTGCGGCTGTTCGAGGACGGCCTGCGCATGGCCGAGGAGCTGGGGCTGTGGCCGGAGGCCGCCCGGCGCACCGCCTGGCTCGGCTGGATGGCCCTGAACTCGTGCCACTACGACCGCGCCATGGAGCTGTGCGGGCAGGCGATGCGGCTGGCCGCCGGCCAGGGCTACCAGGAGGGCCGGATCATGGCCGAGATGGGGCTGGCCCTCGCCGCGCGCCGGGCGGGCCTGCTCGACCTGGCCGAGACGCACCTCCTCCACCTGCTCGACGGGGTCCCGCGCCACCCGGAGGCCGAACCCGCCCTCCACCTGCCCACCACCTGCATCGAGCTGGGCTTCCTGCGCGAGCTGCGCGGCGACCCGGCGGCCGCCAGGGAGCTGCATCTGGAGGCGCTGGTGGCCGCCCAGCGGATCGGCGACCCCCTCACCGTGGCGTGGGCGGTGGAGGGCCTGGCCTCCGCGTCGGCGGCGGCCGGGCTCCACGAGCGGGCGGCCCGGCTGCTCGGCCTGGCGGCCGAGATCCGCCACACCGGCCGGACGCCTGCCAACCCGTCCGAGCGGGACGAGGCGGACCGCGTCGCCGCTTCGGCGCGGGCGGCGCTCGGCGAGGAGGCGTTCACCGCCGCGTACGAGCGGGGCCGCACCCTCAAACCGGACGACGCCATCGCCGAGTAGGCGACGCCTCCACCGAGCGGGGGCCGGTTCACGCCCGTGACACCAGCTCGGCCAGCCGGTCGAAGAACTCGATCCAGCCCGCCTGCGCCTGCTCGGCGTGCTCCTGGGGCGTGTTGACGCCGTACTGGTGGAACCTCATCAGCGTCCTGCCGCCGTCCACGTCCAGCGACACGGTCACCACGGAGGCCGGACCGTCACCCGGGTCGTCGGGGTCGCCCGTGGTGAAGACGAGCCTGCCGGGCGCCGCCACCTCACGGTAGACCCCGCCGAGCGGCACCTCGAAGCCGCCCTCGCCGACGAACGTCACCTCCCAGGCGCCGCCCGGCCGGACGTCCATGCCGATCCGGTCCGCCGGGGCGGCCAGCTCGCGCGGCCCGAACCAGCGGGCGAAGCGCTCCGGTTCGGTCCACGCCGCGAACACCCGCTCGCGGGGGGCGTCGAAGATCCGGGTGATCTCGTACTCGGCGGTCTCGGTCATCGTGCTGCCCTTCGTCCGGCTTCCCATGTGCTCCACGATGGCGCGGGCCGCTTACGGTTTCCTTCTCGTGATCTTCAGGTCGGGGTTCTGTCGGTCTTGATCAGTACGGTCCCCGCCATGGAGATCATGAAATGAACCCGTGGCGTGAGGTTCTCGCCCACATCGAGGCAGGGGACAACGCGGGGTTGGTGGAGTTCGTCGGCTCGCTCGGCGACGTGGGCCGCCGCGCGGTCGCGGTGCAGTTGCCCGGCCACCTGGCCGAACGGCTCGCCGAAGGGTGGGAGGCGCGCTGGGAGACGCGCGACCGGGCGGCCGGCTACCGCATCGCCGGCGCCGCCTGCCTGAGCGGCGCGGGCCAGGTCGCGGCCTGGCTCAACCGGCGCGAGCTGCGCGACGCCGCCGGCCGTACCGACGCCGAGCGGATCCTCCGCCTGCTCAGGCAGCGGCCCGAGGAGTGGCGCAGGGATCTCGCGGTCCGCCTGGTCGAGCGGCTCAGGCTGCCGCGCGGCCGGGCGGCCTGGCGGTGGACGGGCGGCCTGCCCGGCTGGCACCTGGCAGCCGGGCTGGTGCTCCAGACCGGGGTCGAGCCGCCCGCGAACGACGCCTTCACGGCCGGCTGGGTCCTGCGCATGGCCGCGGAGCGTGAGGTGCCGCGCGCCGACGACCCGCTGCTCGACCTCATGGTGGCCCGGCTGTTCCAGGCCACGGGGGCCGCCGCGGGGCTGGCCTGGAGCCAGTCCTGGACCTCCGGCCACGACATCGTCACCGCCCTGGTGAAGCTGGCCGGCGACGGCCGGCTCAAGCGGCAGGACCTGCTCGACGGGTGCCTGACCCGGTTCCTGTCCGGGGCCGCCGCCGACGAACTCGCGCCGTTCGTGGCGATGTGGCGGCAGTTGACGGCCGCGGTGGAGGAGATCCCGGTGCTGGAGTTCACCCGGCTGCTGCCGTCGGCGCCGTCGTTGCCCGCGCAACTCGCCCTGGACGAGCTGCGCCGCGCGGACCAGGCGGGCCTGCTGGACGACGAGCTGTTCGGGGAGGCGGTGCGGGCGCTGGCGTACCGGCCCGAGCGCAAGCATGTCACGGCGGCCCTCAGGTGGATCGCCGACGCCGTCCCGGGGCCTGGGGATTCCCGCGCTCGGGCCGGGAACGCACTGGTGGCGCTGGCGACGGTGTTCTCCCACGATGCGCCCGCCGTACGGGACCGCGCGGTCCGCCTGGCGCTCAAACTCGGCGCCCACCACACCCCGACCCCAACCCCGACCCCGACCTCGACCTCGACCTCGACCTCGACCTCGACCTCGACCTCGACCCCAACCTCGACCGCAACCCCGACCCCGTCCCCGACCACCGGTCCCGGTCCCGAGCGGGCGGCCGATCCGGCGCGGGCGCCCGGTCGCACGCGGGAGGCCGACGCCGCGCGGGCGGCCGGCATCGCGCCCGCGGACTGCCTCACCCAGGGCTGGGACGCCGTCCGCGAGGCCGCGGCGGCGCTGCCCGACGACCTGCGGTCGCGGGTGGCCACCGTGTTCGGCGAGGTGGAGGCGCTCACCGAGGAGCCCGTGCCGGCGCCGGTGCCGGTGGCCCGCCCGCTGCCCGCCCTCCTGCCGCCGATCGAGACGCCCGGCGAACTGGCCGACGAGCTGTCCCGGCTGCCCTGGCCCGACGATCCGGCCCTGTTCGAGCGGGTCGTCGCCGCGCTGGTCACCTTCACCCACCGCGACCGCGACGCCGTGGTGGAGGCGTTGCGGCCCTGGTGGCGGAGCGAGTGGCGGCAGCCGTTCGACACCCACGCGCTGGTGTACGGGGTCAGCGGGTTCGATCGGGACGCCCGGTCACTGCTGCGCCGGTGCGCGCTGGCCGTCGTCTCGCCCGGCGACAGCCGCGAGCTGACCGCCGGTCTGGACGCCTACGCGCTCACCCACCCGCCGCACGACCCTCCGCTCCACCACCTCCTCCAGCGGCGGCTGCGCGAGGTGATCGCCCTGTTCGAGCGGGAAGGCACGGTTCCCGTGCTGCTCGCCACCCCGACCTCGCCCACCGGCCACGTGGACCCCGAGACGCTGCTGGCCCGCCTGGAGCTCCTGGACGGAGCCGAACCCCTTCCGGCCGACCTCGACCAGGCACTCCTCCGCCTCCCCCGCTTGACCACCCCCGCGCTCGCCGTACGCGCCGACGGGATCGGCACCGAGGCGGGGCGGCGACTGGCGGGCTGGCTACGCGCCGGCGGGCTGCCGGACCCCGACGTCACGTGCGTGATCAAAACCACCCGCACGTTCTCCTACGGCGAGACCCGCTCCCCCCAGGTGCGTGTCAGCCCGGTCACCGCCGTGCCGGAAGGGCTCGCCGGCGTGCTGGCCGTAGGTGGCCACACCAGCTACCCGCAGGACGCGGTCTGGTGGCCCTGGGCCATGCCGTCCCATCGCGAGGTCGTCGCGGCGCACCTGCTCGCGCCCCTGATCGCGTACGGCGGCGAAGGCGGCCTGGACGAGGCGCTGGCGGACCTCGTCCACGGCGACGGCCCTCTGGGAGTGGCGACCGCGACGGCGCTCACGACCGTGATGGGATACAGGCGGCCCGAGCGCCGGGCGGCCGCCACGCACGCCCTCGTCACGCTGGCGGCCCGCGACGAGCCGGACGGCGCCGGCTTCGGCCGGCTCCTCGGTCGCGTCGTGGGTGAGGCGGTGCTGAAGGGGCTGGTCAAGCTCAACCGGGTCATGACGGTCCTGAACGAGGCCACGGAGTCGGGAGCCGGCACCTGGCCGGTGCTCGCCTCGGCACTGGAGGTGCTGCTGCCCGCGCCAGGCGCCAAGCCCACGGCCGCGCTCGGCGACCTGCTCGCCACGGCGGTGCGCTCCGCCGTCCTGTCCGGTGCCCGCGGCGACGTCCCCGGCCTGGCCGCACTGGCGGCGCGCAAGGGCGCCAGCCGCACCGGCGAGGAGGCCCGCCGCCTTCACCACCACCTCACCAGAGCCTGACTTCCCCGCCGCGCCGAACCGGGCGCCGGCGAGGTCAACCGGCTGCTGCCGCGGGCCGGCACCGGCACGGCACGAGACCGGACCGCCTCGTCGTCACTCAGGCGGGCTCGGTCAGGGGGTCGGCGGTGAGGTAGCCGGTGAAGTCGGGGTCGTGCGGCCGGGCCAGCACGTGCTCGATCCACGCCCGCCGCTCACGGTCGATCGCCAGCAACGCCCACACGCAGGCGACCGGCCCGTCGGGCGGCACCTGGCCCAGGCCGGTGCCGCCTGGCTCGGCCCGCCACAGCCGCTGGTAGAGGACGTCGGCCCGCCACCAGCACACGTTCACCCGCAGGGCCTCGGTGTCGCGGTGCACGACCACGAACGCGATGCCGCCCTGCTCGGGCAGGTCCCGCTCGGCCGCCTGCAGGGCCGCCTCCACCTCGAAGTCGTCGGGCAGCTCGGCTCCGGCCGTGATGCCGATGACCTTGACGTTCCAGCCGCCGAGCCGCGTCACGCCGAGGGATCGCGTTCTGCGCGGGCGGTAAGGGATCATCGAGGCTCCGTCGGGGCGAACGCGGTTCGGGGACGGAACCGATCCTACGGTTGATCAAGGGCCGGAGGTGGCCGTATTCGGCGCTCTCATCAGGACCCATGACAGACCACGGCCCGCTCGTCGCCGCCGGGAACACCGTGATCCCGACCCGGTCGCCGCCAATGCGACTGGACACAACGAACGGGTTCGCCACGACATGCTCGATCGTCCGCTAACCGGACGGGTAGCCGAGGTCGAATGCCGCTGCTGGTGAGGTGCGCACCTGACGCCTCACCCGATCATCATCACAGCGTCACCTGTCTCGTACGCGGCTAACGGAGCTGATGCCCACATCTGGCAGGTCACTGCACGTTCGGGCCTGGTCGGCCCTCCCCCCGATTCCCCGCCGTTCGAAGGCGACGCTCCCCAGATGATCGCCGCCCGGTTCGCCCAGCGCCACGGCGACGGCCTCGCGGCCCTTGTCCTGTCGGAACCGGTGCTCGGCGAATGGGAGCCGGTGGCTGCCGACGCACTGGGTGCATGGCGCCGACGACCGGCTGATGCCGGCATCCGGCAGCCGGGCCGGCGTCGAGGCCATCGGCGGCGACGACTTCACCGAACGGATCTATCCGGAGGCCCGGCACGAGGTGTTCAACGAGACCAACGCGGAGGAGGTGCTGGCCGACGTCGCGGCATTCGTCGACCGCGCGCTGAACCGCTGACCCCGTCCGGGGCGGGACCGATGATTCCCGCCCCGGACGGCCGTCTGTACGGGTGGAGGTGGACGAGATGGACATGGACGAGATGGACATGGACAAAGCCGGAACGCAAGGGATGGACCTCCTGGAGCGGGCCATCGCGTACGCGCTGGGGACCCTGCTGGCGGTGACCCGCGAGGACCTGTACCGCGCCACGCCCTGCGGCGTGTGGGACGTCGGCAACCTGCTGGCACACCTGGACGACTCGGTCACGGCACTCCACGAGGCAGCCGAACTCGGCTGCGTCGCCCCGAGCCCGGGCCCGGGCCCGGGCATGAGGACGGAGACGGGTACGGGGACGGAATCGGGTACGGACCTGGGGACAGGTGGGAACCCGGGCAGGAACATGGGCATCGGCACGCACCCCGGCATGGGGATCCGCGAGCACCCGGACATGGGCCCGAGCACGGGAGCCGGTGGTGCGGGCGGTCGTGGCGGCAGGGACCCGGTGCTGGTGCTGCGGGACCGGGCGGCCACGACGCTCGGCGCATGGGCCGGCACGTTACGCGAGCAGCAGGTGCGCTTCGGCCGCTGCTCGCTGCCCGCCGCGACCGTGGCGCAGGCCGGCGCCGTCGAGGTGGCCGTACACGCCTGGGACCTCGCCCGTGCCTGCGGGCGGCCCCGCCCCATTCCGCCCGCGCTGGCGGCGGACCTGCTGGACGTCGTCCCCGCGCTCGTCACGAACGAGGACCGGCCCGCGCGGTTCGCCGTACCGGTGGACGTCCCGGCGCGGTCGCTGGCCGAGGACCGGCTGCTCGCCTTCCTCGGCCGGAACCCCGGCTGGGGCGCCGGCAGGCGCCTGGAACTCTGATCCCGGGAGTTGGACGCAGGCGCCGCGATCGTGGTCTGGCGGTAAGGGGCTCAGGTGGCGGACAGAAGCGCATCGGGGCGGTACCGGATACAGCGCGGTCGCCGAGCCGTCAGGCTGAAGATCAGGAACGATCACGCGGTCCTCGTCGAAAGTGTGACCAGGACGTACGGCTCGGGGCCCACCGAGGTCGCCGCGCTGCGGCAGGTCAGCGTGGGCTTTCCGCGCGTCAGCTTCACCGCCAGCGCCCTGCCGCACATCCCGAGCCGGCCGGACGAGCCGGGCGAGGGGAAGGGAGCCGGTCCGGGGCCGGTGAAGGTCCCGGACCGGCGCCGTGATGTCAGTCGTCCTCGTTCATACTCTTCAGGACCTGGGTCCACCAGCCGGGCTGCAAGGTGATCTGGGAGCCCTTGCACTCGTTGAGGCCGTGCGAGCCGGTCTTGGTCTCCCCGTTCTCGGTGCTCTGCCAGGACGACGACGAGCTGGTGTTGGCGCTGCAGTAGACGTCGGTCGCGCCGGCCGGGCCGGCCGCCACCGCGGTCAGTGCCGCGGTGGCGAGCAGCATGCCGCCGGTTGCGATGAGGCTTCTCATGATTCCCCCTGATATCACGAAGTGATGTTGCTTTGTTACTGTACGTATCCTTTGGGAGTGGAGTGGTAGGCGCCACGCGAGGTTTTCCCAATCCACGTACGATGATCGGCGAGCCCTCTACCAGCCCGTCACCGGCGGTTTTCCTGCGCTGATCCGTCACGGGCGGGACGCTGCCACGGTGATCGGCCACCGCCGGATGCCAGGGCGGGGGCTGTGTCCGGCTAATGTGGAATTGAAGCTGACCGCCCGCTATCGGAGCGAGCAGCGCGGTGGCGACGACCGTTCTTCGTGCGGCCGTCGCCACCACCTCCCGCCGGCGGACGCGCCCACCCCTCTGCGACCTGCGCGTGTGTGATGTGCCGTGCCGTGACCATGACGACGGGGACGGGCGCCGATCGCCGGTCGGTGGTGTCCTGCCCTGGTTGGGGCGTTCGTGCCCCCATCCCGCCGACTGCGAACGGTTGTCCGAGCATCACGAAGCCGGGGAGCTGTGGTCGATGACCATCCTCTGAGAGGCTCGCCCGATCCAGCTCGCGTACATCGCCTTGACGATCGGTTCGTTCGCGGGCAGCAGAAGGTCCCGACGCAATGAGATGAGGTGCCGCCGGCAGCTGAGCGCGCGGGCCGGGCTGGGAATGGCCTGGTGGAAGTCGGCGCGCATCTCCAGAGAGCTGACCTGCGAGAGATCCAGCTGGGCAGCCAGGACGTTACCTTACGCCTATGTATTCCCCGATTGAGCCATACGACCAGGGCATGCTCGACGTGGGCGACGGCAATCAGATGTACTGGGAGGTCAGCGGCAACCCGGCGGGCAAACCGGCGGTGATCGTGCATGGCGGGCCGGGGGGCGCGGCCTCGGCGAACTGGCGGCGCTACCACGACCCTGAGGCGTACCGGATCGTCCTGTTCCACCAGCGAGGATGCGGTCGCAGCACGCCGGACGCCGGACTGTTGGAGACCGACCTGTCGGCCAACACCACCCAGCACCTCGTCGCCGACATGGAGCTCCTGCGCGAGCACCTGCGCATCGAGAAGTGGCAGTTGCTCGGGGTCTCGTGGGGCTCGACCCTGAGCCTGGCCTACGCGCAGCAGTATCGGGAGCGGGTGAGCGAGCTGATCCTGTTCGCGGTCACCGCGGGGCGCCGCAAGGAGATCGAGTGGATCACCCGTGACGTCGGACGGATCTTCCCGCAGGAATGGGAGCGCTTCCGCGACGCCGTGCCCGCGCAGGACCGTGACGGGAACCTGGCAGCGGCCTACGCCAAGCTCCTGGCCGATCCGCGGACGCGTGAGGAGGCCGCCCGTGCCTGGTGCGAGTGGGAGGACACGCACGTGAGCCTCGACCCCAAGCATCGGCCGAGTCCGCTCTTCGAAGATCCTGTCCTCCGCATGACGTTCGCGCGCCTGGTGACGCACTACTGGGCCAACGACTGCTTCCTGCCGGACACCGGCGACCTGGTGAAGCAGGCTCACCTCCTGGAGGGTGTCCCCGGGGTGCTGGTCCACGGCAAGCTTGACGTGAGTGGGCCCCTTGAGACCGCTTGGGAACTGCACAAGAACTGGCCTGGCAGCGAGTTGGTCGTCGTCGTCGACGAAGGCCATGGCGGGACCGGCATGGTGGCGCGGGTGATCGCTGCAACCGATCGGTTCCGCTGAGTGGGGGCGAGCGGCTGACGACGCGCACGCCAGCCCCCGTGGCGGTGAGGATCGGGCGCACCTCTCTGAGAGGTGCGCATGGGTGAGGTGCCGCACCTCGGCAGGTGGTGATGTGCCGGGCACAGGGGTGGCCGTGCGTCCGGGCTGGTGAGGGTGCGTGATCGCGGGTGGGAGGGTCAGGAGGCGATGGTCTCCAGGACCTGTTCGCCGTACTTGGCCAGTTTGTTCTCGCCGACGCCGTTGACCGTGCCCAGCTCGGCCAGCGACGTGGGGGACAGGGTGGCGATCTCGCGCAGCGTGGCGTCGTGGAAGATGACGTACGCG
The Nonomuraea muscovyensis genome window above contains:
- a CDS encoding SRPBCC family protein, giving the protein MGSRTKGSTMTETAEYEITRIFDAPRERVFAAWTEPERFARWFGPRELAAPADRIGMDVRPGGAWEVTFVGEGGFEVPLGGVYREVAAPGRLVFTTGDPDDPGDGPASVVTVSLDVDGGRTLMRFHQYGVNTPQEHAEQAQAGWIEFFDRLAELVSRA
- a CDS encoding TetR/AcrR family transcriptional regulator, producing the protein MKQPLGRPRDDRVDRAIATATRAVLAESGYAQLTVDAVAARAGVGKAAIYRRHTTKQQMIFAAVLHDLEIAPPPDSGSMRGDLTALLRDIAVNLTTPPAGVVPGLLADVHGDPALAATFVSTFVAAERGCVEEVLDRAVARGELPRRPDPAVVHALLLGPVFAWLFLLQEDPARLGTVTAALAEAAAAALSDVAPG
- a CDS encoding alpha/beta hydrolase, whose amino-acid sequence is MSCRNRCSANGSRWLPTHWVHGADDRLMPASGSRAGVEAIGGDDFTERIYPEARHEVFNETNAEEVLADVAAFVDRALNR
- a CDS encoding BTAD domain-containing putative transcriptional regulator → MRFGVLGSLAVWTDAGQSVTVPGLKVRALLADLLVNAGQVVSADRLVDDLWRGEPPANPAGALQVRVSQLRRALEDAEPGGKNLVVSRPPGYLLAAAPGALDATAFAELVTRAGTAGGPRERATLLAEALGLWRGPVLADFADEEFARPAITRLEEQRLAALEQHAETRLELGEHGALAAELGDLAARHPLRERLRAAHMLALYRAGRQSEALATYADLRERLADELGLDPGPELAELHRAILVQDPALSSAPPPERPRTNLPAPMSGLIGRDDELAETRALLENARLVTLTGSGGVGKTRLALEIAARAAEAYADGVWLVELAALDRRTAAAAEPGGGPVAEAVLAALDIRESAESRTPAERLAQALRDRRTLLVLDNCEHLVEQVAELVEPLLRAAPGLRVLATSREPLALPGEVLWSVPPLDLPADDGLDAMRRSGAVRLFAARAAASTRGFVLDAGNAEAVARLCRALDGIPLALELAATRVRALGVHGVVARLDDRFRLLGSGPRGVPERQRTLGAVIDWSWDLLGEPERAVLRRLAVHAGGCTLEAAEEVCAAPGADPGLDVLDVLARLVDRSLVDVVETPAGTRYRLLESVAAYCLDRLADAGELDRVRGAHVRHYLALAERAEPALYGRDQAEWLARLDAESANLRAALDTALDTAAGAGAAATAVRLVNALTWYWFLRGRLAEARRSLETALAATAPPDGGPRRREEAPGRARAAAWHAGFVLLLGEDAAWDTATVDDPGERARAELFLAMAVRDVPVAQELLNGALATFREIGDEWGVAAVLSRRGRDHFTQRDLVALERDGEESVRLFGRLGDRWGRLQAMEWLAGLADVRGDTERAVRLFEDGLRMAEELGLWPEAARRTAWLGWMALNSCHYDRAMELCGQAMRLAAGQGYQEGRIMAEMGLALAARRAGLLDLAETHLLHLLDGVPRHPEAEPALHLPTTCIELGFLRELRGDPAAARELHLEALVAAQRIGDPLTVAWAVEGLASASAAAGLHERAARLLGLAAEIRHTGRTPANPSERDEADRVAASARAALGEEAFTAAYERGRTLKPDDAIAE
- the pip gene encoding prolyl aminopeptidase, whose protein sequence is MYSPIEPYDQGMLDVGDGNQMYWEVSGNPAGKPAVIVHGGPGGAASANWRRYHDPEAYRIVLFHQRGCGRSTPDAGLLETDLSANTTQHLVADMELLREHLRIEKWQLLGVSWGSTLSLAYAQQYRERVSELILFAVTAGRRKEIEWITRDVGRIFPQEWERFRDAVPAQDRDGNLAAAYAKLLADPRTREEAARAWCEWEDTHVSLDPKHRPSPLFEDPVLRMTFARLVTHYWANDCFLPDTGDLVKQAHLLEGVPGVLVHGKLDVSGPLETAWELHKNWPGSELVVVVDEGHGGTGMVARVIAATDRFR
- a CDS encoding maleylpyruvate isomerase N-terminal domain-containing protein encodes the protein MDMDEMDMDKAGTQGMDLLERAIAYALGTLLAVTREDLYRATPCGVWDVGNLLAHLDDSVTALHEAAELGCVAPSPGPGPGMRTETGTGTESGTDLGTGGNPGRNMGIGTHPGMGIREHPDMGPSTGAGGAGGRGGRDPVLVLRDRAATTLGAWAGTLREQQVRFGRCSLPAATVAQAGAVEVAVHAWDLARACGRPRPIPPALAADLLDVVPALVTNEDRPARFAVPVDVPARSLAEDRLLAFLGRNPGWGAGRRLEL